The following coding sequences are from one Diachasmimorpha longicaudata isolate KC_UGA_2023 chromosome 6, iyDiaLong2, whole genome shotgun sequence window:
- the LOC135163860 gene encoding transcriptional activator cubitus interruptus-like isoform X1, whose protein sequence is MGQGTECSDRPTEVSVIRFVSRNRTIEEIAPKKEIFTCKQQGCGKIFTNQDEFKTHEALEELKIRFICREPGCGKELSDPGTMWRHYQEFHSNETSVFVCPYTSCGSLHNTSENLEEHIENSHRQPPTLPTEPEIICFEGPVNTQVNGEEEPIKITADDEEEEVDDEESLQIEEDDLFDREKKNPRSIKSTATPKSNNYIIAPKAVQSNERYSMKDERLTRNDTDSRITLDTSEIDDYSNDYQKKSRIIEASEEEYFINIYEDAPKIDTEEIVFENTDEKMQDHRIDLGNLESVFRSGLEGETKKIDSANVETNGNCSEDEEYTPKKQRMSRYKQEQPYKCDINGCGKTYKYISHYRHHQDSHKVQENNSVHKLNKPTNRQNKGKATTVSFFVCKIPGCRAQASNVSSLLQHYQENHANSKANVSQSTKPNQSFRCKITNCEMEFRSSAMLYKHINQIHTNVTQIDGSTNGKTGNGNIRFTNDGVAQVNFKTEFKAKYVNTTDDYDDEREMSNGLRVKEESRD, encoded by the exons ATGGGGCAAGGTACAGAGTGTTCAGACAGACCCACTGAGGTCAGTGTCATCAGATTTGTTTCCAGGAATCGAACGATCGAGGAAATTGCTCCAAAAAAG gaaatttttacGTGCAAACAACAGGGATGTGGTAAAATCTTCACTAATCAAGATGAGTTTAAGACCCATGAAGCCCTCGAGGAATTGAAAATCCGATTtat ATGTCGCGAGCCAGGCTGTGGCAAGGAGTTATCAGACCCGGGAACTATGTGGCGTCACTACCAGGAGTTCCACAGTAATGAGACAAGCGTGTTTGTCTGTCCCTACACGAGTTGTGGCTCCTTGCACAACACAAGTGAGAACCTAGAAGAGCACATAGAGAATAGCCATAGACAACCGCCTACCCTGCCAACCGAGCCAGAGATAATCTGTTTCGAGGGTCCAGTTAATACTCAAGTGAACGGTGAggaggagccgataaaaatcACTGCCGATGACGAGGAAGAGGAGGTCGACGACGAGGAATCACTTCAGATTGAGGAGGATGATCTTTTTGATCGGGAGAAGAAAAATCCTAGATCGATTAAAAGCACTGCCACTCCCAAATCAAATAACTATATAATTGCCCCGAAGGCGGTCCAAAGTAACGAAAGATACTCAATGAAGGACGAAAGACTGACTCGAAATGATACAGATAGTAGAATCACTCTCGACACTAGTGAGATCGATGATTATAGTAAcgattatcaaaaaaaatcgCGCATAATTGAAGCCTCTGAGGAGGAGTacttcataaatatttatgaagaTGCACCGAAAATCGACACCGAGgaaattgtcttcgagaacacgGATGAGAAGATGCAGGATCACAGGATTGACCTAGGGAATCTTGAGAGTGTCTTTAGAAGTGGACTCGAGGGGGAAACTAAGAAAATCGATTCGGCAAATGTTGAGACCAATGGCAACTGTAGCGAGGACGAGGAGTACACACCGAAGAAACAGAGGATGTCAAGGTATAAACAGGAGCAGCCGTACAAGTGTGATATCAATGGGTGTGGAAAGACGTACAAGTACATATCGCATTATAGACATCATCAGGATAGTCACAAAGTGCAGGAGAATAACTCGGttcataaattgaataaaccaACGAATAGGCAGAATAAGGGAAAAGCTACCACTGTTAGTTTCTTCGT CTGTAAAATACCAGGATGTCGAGCGCAAGCCAGCAATGTATCAAGCCTATTGCAGCATTACCAAGAAAATCATGCAAATTCAAAGGCAAATGTCTCTCAATCTACGAAACCCAATCAATCatttcg ATGTAAAATAACCAACTGTGAAATGGAATTTCGCTCTAGTGCGATGCTGTACAAGCACATCAATCAGATACATACAAACGTGACCCAAATTGATGGTAGCACAAATGGAAAGACTGGCAATGGGAATATTCGTTTTACGAACGATGGAGTTGCCCAGGTAAATTTTAAGACTGAATTCAAAGCCAAGTATGTTAACACGACTGATGATTACGATGATGAACGAGAAATGTCAAATGGACTGAGAGTTAAGGAGGAGTCACGCGATTGA
- the LOC135163907 gene encoding uncharacterized protein LOC135163907, which produces MMITKAFGIIFLLGILNKEVSGFGGWLVCYRCNSNQPGCGSPMNWLWYWGEYCPEENDVCVKVTERKGAEEMITRECLSSLKGFRTDIPADKYEGCRSAVKDVRLGHYVNNSITQLDIHRDYYDETTWCLCFFDNRCNNATGIQISALLILLITFVQCFMSYNCN; this is translated from the exons ATGATGATTACGAAGGCATTTGGGATCATTTTTTTACTAGGAATACTAAATAAAGAAG ttTCTGGGTTTGGCGGATGGTTAGTTTGCTATCGTTGCAACAGTAATCAGCCAGGGTGTGGCTCCCCAATGAATTGGCTGTGGTACTGGGGAGAATACTGTCCTGAGGAGAACGATGTTTGTGTGAAAGTTACTGAGCGTAAAGGAG CTGAGGAAATGATCACGAGAGAGTGCCTAAGTTCCTTGAAAGGCTTCAGAACAGATATTCCCGCTGACAAGTACGAGGGCTGTCGTTCGGCAGTTAAAGACGTGCGTCTAGGACATTACGTCAACAACAGTATAACCCAGCTCGACATTCACAGAGACTACTATGACGAGACAACCTGGTGCCTATGTTTTTTTGATAATAGATGTAACAATGCCACTGGAATCCAAATCTCCGCACTCCTCATTCTACTCATTACCTTCGTCCAATGCTTTATGAGCTACAATTGCAATTGA
- the LOC135163860 gene encoding zinc finger protein GLI4-like isoform X2 gives MGQGTECSDRPTEVSVIRFVSRNRTIEEIAPKKEIFTCKQQGCGKIFTNQDEFKTHEALEELKIRFICREPGCGKELSDPGTMWRHYQEFHSNETSVFVCPYTSCGSLHNTSENLEEHIENSHRQPPTLPTEPEIICFEGPVNTQVNGEEEPIKITADDEEEEVDDEESLQIEEDDLFDREKKNPRSIKSTATPKSNNYIIAPKAVQSNERYSMKDERLTRNDTDSRITLDTSEIDDYSNDYQKKSRIIEASEEEYFINIYEDAPKIDTEEIVFENTDEKMQDHRIDLGNLESVFRSGLEGETKKIDSANVETNGNCSEDEEYTPKKQRMSRYKQEQPYKCDINGCGKTYKYISHYRHHQDSHKVQENNSVHKLNKPTNRQNKGKATTVSFFVCKIPGCRAQASNVSSLLQHYQENHANSKM, from the exons ATGGGGCAAGGTACAGAGTGTTCAGACAGACCCACTGAGGTCAGTGTCATCAGATTTGTTTCCAGGAATCGAACGATCGAGGAAATTGCTCCAAAAAAG gaaatttttacGTGCAAACAACAGGGATGTGGTAAAATCTTCACTAATCAAGATGAGTTTAAGACCCATGAAGCCCTCGAGGAATTGAAAATCCGATTtat ATGTCGCGAGCCAGGCTGTGGCAAGGAGTTATCAGACCCGGGAACTATGTGGCGTCACTACCAGGAGTTCCACAGTAATGAGACAAGCGTGTTTGTCTGTCCCTACACGAGTTGTGGCTCCTTGCACAACACAAGTGAGAACCTAGAAGAGCACATAGAGAATAGCCATAGACAACCGCCTACCCTGCCAACCGAGCCAGAGATAATCTGTTTCGAGGGTCCAGTTAATACTCAAGTGAACGGTGAggaggagccgataaaaatcACTGCCGATGACGAGGAAGAGGAGGTCGACGACGAGGAATCACTTCAGATTGAGGAGGATGATCTTTTTGATCGGGAGAAGAAAAATCCTAGATCGATTAAAAGCACTGCCACTCCCAAATCAAATAACTATATAATTGCCCCGAAGGCGGTCCAAAGTAACGAAAGATACTCAATGAAGGACGAAAGACTGACTCGAAATGATACAGATAGTAGAATCACTCTCGACACTAGTGAGATCGATGATTATAGTAAcgattatcaaaaaaaatcgCGCATAATTGAAGCCTCTGAGGAGGAGTacttcataaatatttatgaagaTGCACCGAAAATCGACACCGAGgaaattgtcttcgagaacacgGATGAGAAGATGCAGGATCACAGGATTGACCTAGGGAATCTTGAGAGTGTCTTTAGAAGTGGACTCGAGGGGGAAACTAAGAAAATCGATTCGGCAAATGTTGAGACCAATGGCAACTGTAGCGAGGACGAGGAGTACACACCGAAGAAACAGAGGATGTCAAGGTATAAACAGGAGCAGCCGTACAAGTGTGATATCAATGGGTGTGGAAAGACGTACAAGTACATATCGCATTATAGACATCATCAGGATAGTCACAAAGTGCAGGAGAATAACTCGGttcataaattgaataaaccaACGAATAGGCAGAATAAGGGAAAAGCTACCACTGTTAGTTTCTTCGT CTGTAAAATACCAGGATGTCGAGCGCAAGCCAGCAATGTATCAAGCCTATTGCAGCATTACCAAGAAAATCATGCAAATTCAAAG ATGTAA